In Haloarcula rubripromontorii, a genomic segment contains:
- a CDS encoding winged helix-turn-helix transcriptional regulator — MPGLDDTDHEILRLLLEDARRPYSDIAERVDLSAPAVSDRVDRLVEMGLIEGFTVDIDRSLLQAGVPVLLEVTAKPGRAADIATAASDADAVERVYRTAGGRVVLVANVSQADASELLAEHVDLGDVERYEVRMIADTEWTVGLGAAEFAPDCAECGNSVDEEGEQRTLDGERYYFCCGSCAERFVDQYESLKEGA, encoded by the coding sequence ATGCCCGGACTCGACGACACGGACCACGAGATCCTCCGACTGCTGCTCGAAGATGCCAGACGGCCCTACAGCGACATTGCCGAGCGAGTAGATCTCTCGGCCCCTGCAGTTTCCGACCGCGTCGACAGACTCGTCGAAATGGGCCTGATAGAGGGGTTTACCGTCGACATCGACCGTTCACTGCTACAGGCCGGCGTGCCGGTTCTGCTCGAAGTCACTGCGAAGCCGGGTCGGGCCGCCGACATCGCTACAGCGGCCAGCGACGCAGACGCCGTCGAGCGGGTCTATCGAACCGCCGGTGGCCGGGTAGTACTGGTAGCGAACGTCTCTCAGGCCGACGCGAGCGAACTCCTCGCCGAACATGTCGACCTCGGAGACGTGGAGCGCTACGAGGTCCGGATGATTGCGGACACCGAATGGACCGTCGGGCTAGGTGCGGCGGAGTTCGCGCCCGACTGCGCGGAGTGTGGCAACTCCGTCGACGAGGAGGGCGAACAGCGCACGCTCGACGGGGAGCGGTACTACTTCTGCTGTGGCTCCTGTGCCGAGCGGTTCGTCGACCAGTACGAATCGCTCAAAGAAGGAGCCTGA